A region from the Stutzerimonas stutzeri genome encodes:
- a CDS encoding HipA family kinase produces MIQQNLVKLNVENVYPQKAGTFHAGGFCKCDDGLDYAFKQVAPGAEFVPATEWLCGHLSNTCRIHTPPMEILHGLDGRMWFGSRIEGGTLDADQCVMELASGEMDKRILNLRERLSAIYAFDMFVNNSDRHLKNLLFRTSLEGVVMLAFDYSLAWLAHGAALDLYLTPESKTRQVRTFLDTLYGFDLASAEKVLSAIQGLPADWIDGPVGAMPGEWQHGVDVATAVAWWKSDARAIRCETIKGALK; encoded by the coding sequence TTGATTCAACAGAACCTGGTGAAGCTGAACGTCGAGAACGTCTACCCGCAGAAAGCCGGGACGTTCCACGCGGGCGGTTTCTGTAAGTGTGACGATGGCCTCGACTATGCCTTCAAGCAGGTCGCTCCTGGTGCGGAGTTCGTGCCGGCTACCGAGTGGTTGTGCGGTCATCTTTCCAACACCTGCCGGATCCACACTCCACCGATGGAAATTTTGCACGGGCTGGATGGTCGGATGTGGTTCGGATCAAGGATCGAGGGCGGAACGCTGGATGCTGACCAATGCGTGATGGAACTGGCGTCCGGAGAAATGGACAAGCGCATTCTTAACCTGCGCGAGCGGCTTTCAGCCATCTACGCTTTCGATATGTTTGTGAACAACAGCGACAGGCATCTTAAAAACCTGCTGTTCAGGACAAGCCTGGAGGGCGTAGTGATGCTGGCTTTCGATTACAGCCTCGCCTGGTTGGCTCACGGGGCAGCGCTTGATCTGTATCTCACGCCGGAAAGCAAAACAAGGCAGGTGAGAACGTTTCTGGATACACTGTATGGCTTCGATCTTGCTTCAGCAGAGAAGGTGCTCAGTGCGATTCAGGGCTTGCCAGCTGACTGGATCGACGGTCCGGTAGGCGCCATGCCGGGAGAGTGGCAGCACGGTGTTGATGTGGCGACAGCAGTGGCCTGGTGGAAGAGTGATGCACGGGCCATCCGCTGCGAGACGATCAAGGGGGCGCTTAAGTGA
- a CDS encoding phage tail tape measure protein → MANDLKMEVILQAIDRATRPIRAITQGSVGLGRALKDSRDQLKTLQEQQRDVSSWRTLRTASEQTETALQAARERVKALGKDLAATGVPTRQMTRDLKGAIREATALKRQHQEQQVQLQGLRNKLGAAGISTRNLSQHERDLRQRIEQTNQTITEQGRRMQRLTAQTKQLALARSQYDKTQQLAGSMAGAGAGSAAAGAAMGVPVLSTVQSYMGFEDAMAGVAKQVEGARDGNGQLTSTYFEMADAIKAMAERIPMATTEIAALVEGAARMGVSGKDNLLAFAEVAANAATAFELPADQIGENLARIADLYKIPIQNVSQLGDAINYLDDNAKSKGADIIEVLQRTAGVTASVGMSYKDAAALGSTFLTLGATAEVAGTATNAMIRELAIATQQPKRFQAGLKALGLEAEALQSGMAENATGTLQQVLDAINKLPKAEQLGVTTQLFGKEFGDDAAKLAQNIGEYRRQLDMANSTAGSGSMQREADIRAELISARMDMAKNRAFNLSATLGETLRPTLVELFESFNSVIGRVTDWVEANPELAGQIIKTVAGVAALAAGFGAVTLGLASFLGPFAMARYALTLFGIKGASLGTVLLNLGKVVLPMVGKAILFIGRALMMNPIGLAVTAIAASAYLIYRNWEPVKAFFLGLWAEIKQGFAGGLSGIATLILNFSPQGLFYRAFAALMTYFGVELPAKFSDFGGMLLDGLVNGIKNKLGAVKAAIGSVGDSTVGWFKEKLGIHSPSRVFAELGGFTMQGLEQGLVGGQGGPLGAVTAMAKQLAAAGAVSFGMSGPAMAMDNRPPLSAAASSAPMVVQGDTYQITIHAAPGTDTAGLRQMFNQLLDERERGKAARVRSAFGDQE, encoded by the coding sequence ATGGCCAATGACTTGAAGATGGAGGTGATCCTCCAGGCCATTGACCGAGCCACCCGGCCGATCCGCGCCATCACCCAGGGGAGCGTCGGCCTCGGCCGCGCCCTCAAGGACTCCCGCGACCAGCTCAAGACGCTGCAGGAACAACAGCGCGACGTCAGCAGCTGGCGCACCCTGCGCACCGCGAGCGAGCAGACCGAAACCGCCCTGCAGGCCGCCCGCGAGCGCGTGAAGGCCCTCGGCAAGGACCTGGCTGCCACTGGCGTGCCCACCCGGCAGATGACCCGCGACCTCAAGGGCGCCATCCGCGAAGCCACCGCCCTCAAGCGGCAACACCAGGAGCAGCAGGTGCAGCTCCAGGGCCTGCGCAACAAGCTCGGCGCCGCCGGCATCAGCACGCGCAATCTCAGCCAGCACGAGCGCGACCTGCGCCAACGCATCGAGCAGACCAACCAGACCATCACTGAGCAGGGCCGGCGCATGCAGCGCCTGACCGCGCAGACCAAGCAGCTCGCACTGGCCCGGTCTCAGTACGACAAGACCCAGCAGCTCGCCGGCAGCATGGCCGGCGCCGGTGCAGGCTCTGCCGCTGCAGGGGCCGCAATGGGCGTACCGGTGCTCAGCACCGTGCAGAGCTACATGGGCTTCGAGGACGCCATGGCCGGCGTGGCCAAGCAGGTGGAAGGCGCCCGCGACGGCAATGGGCAGCTCACCAGCACCTACTTCGAGATGGCCGACGCCATCAAGGCCATGGCCGAGCGCATCCCCATGGCCACCACCGAAATCGCCGCCCTGGTCGAAGGCGCGGCGCGCATGGGCGTGTCCGGCAAGGACAACCTGCTGGCGTTCGCCGAGGTGGCCGCCAATGCCGCCACCGCGTTCGAGCTGCCGGCCGACCAGATCGGCGAGAACCTCGCGCGCATCGCTGACCTGTACAAGATCCCGATCCAGAACGTCAGCCAGCTGGGCGACGCCATCAACTACCTGGACGACAACGCCAAGTCCAAGGGCGCGGACATCATCGAGGTGCTGCAGCGCACCGCCGGCGTCACCGCCTCGGTGGGCATGAGCTACAAGGACGCCGCCGCGCTGGGCTCCACCTTTCTCACCCTGGGCGCCACCGCTGAGGTGGCCGGCACCGCCACCAACGCGATGATCCGCGAGCTGGCGATCGCCACCCAGCAGCCCAAGCGCTTCCAGGCCGGGCTCAAGGCCCTCGGGCTCGAGGCCGAGGCGCTGCAGAGCGGCATGGCCGAGAACGCGACGGGCACGCTGCAGCAGGTCCTGGACGCCATCAACAAGCTGCCCAAGGCCGAGCAGCTCGGCGTCACGACGCAGCTGTTCGGCAAGGAGTTCGGCGACGACGCCGCCAAGCTGGCCCAGAACATCGGCGAGTACCGCCGGCAGCTGGACATGGCCAACTCCACCGCCGGCTCGGGCTCCATGCAGCGCGAAGCGGACATCCGCGCCGAATTGATATCGGCACGCATGGACATGGCCAAGAACCGCGCCTTCAACCTCTCGGCCACCCTGGGCGAGACCCTGCGCCCCACGCTGGTGGAGCTGTTCGAGAGCTTCAACAGCGTGATCGGCCGCGTGACCGACTGGGTCGAGGCCAATCCGGAACTCGCCGGGCAGATCATCAAGACCGTGGCCGGCGTGGCAGCGCTGGCCGCTGGCTTCGGCGCCGTCACCCTGGGCCTGGCCAGCTTCCTCGGCCCGTTCGCCATGGCGCGCTACGCGCTGACGCTATTCGGCATCAAGGGCGCGAGCCTGGGTACCGTTCTGCTCAACCTGGGCAAGGTCGTCCTGCCAATGGTGGGCAAGGCGATCCTGTTCATCGGTCGCGCGCTGATGATGAACCCCATCGGCCTGGCGGTGACCGCCATCGCGGCCTCGGCCTACCTGATCTACCGGAACTGGGAGCCGGTCAAGGCGTTCTTCCTCGGCCTGTGGGCGGAGATCAAGCAGGGCTTCGCCGGCGGCCTCTCCGGCATCGCCACGCTGATCCTCAACTTCTCCCCGCAGGGGCTGTTCTACCGCGCCTTCGCGGCGCTGATGACCTACTTCGGCGTGGAGTTGCCGGCCAAGTTCTCGGATTTTGGCGGCATGCTCCTGGACGGGCTGGTCAACGGCATCAAGAACAAGCTCGGCGCCGTCAAGGCCGCGATCGGCAGCGTCGGCGACAGCACCGTCGGCTGGTTCAAGGAGAAGCTGGGCATCCACTCGCCGTCGCGCGTGTTCGCCGAGCTGGGCGGCTTCACCATGCAGGGCCTGGAGCAGGGGCTGGTGGGCGGCCAGGGCGGCCCGCTGGGCGCCGTCACCGCCATGGCCAAGCAGCTGGCAGCAGCCGGGGCCGTCAGCTTCGGCATGAGCGGCCCGGCAATGGCCATGGACAACCGGCCGCCGCTATCCGCCGCAGCGAGCAGCGCGCCCATGGTCGTCCAGGGCGACACCTACCAGATCACCATCCACGCGGCACCCGGTACCGACACCGCAGGCCTGCGCCAGATGTTCAACCAGCTGCTGGACGAGCGCGAGCGCGGCAAGGCTGCCCGCGTGCGCTCGGCCTTTGGCGACCAGGAGTAA
- a CDS encoding phage tail assembly protein, translating into METTETTAEKAKNPNETVIPLDTPIKRGETTHDSITLRKPMSGELRGVTLVDLVQMDVLALRKVLPRISTPSLTDHEVGAMDPADLMACGVAVSGFLLQKSAKEAALVA; encoded by the coding sequence ATGGAAACCACCGAGACCACCGCCGAAAAGGCCAAGAACCCCAATGAGACCGTCATCCCGCTCGACACCCCCATCAAGCGCGGCGAGACCACCCACGACAGCATCACCCTGCGCAAGCCCATGAGCGGCGAGCTGCGCGGCGTCACCCTGGTCGACCTGGTGCAGATGGACGTCCTCGCGCTGCGCAAGGTGCTGCCGCGAATCAGCACCCCCAGCCTCACCGATCACGAGGTCGGCGCAATGGACCCGGCCGACCTGATGGCCTGCGGTGTCGCGGTGTCCGGTTTTTTGCTGCAGAAGTCGGCGAAGGAAGCTGCCCTCGTTGCGTAG
- a CDS encoding phage tail protein yields the protein MRYYSKKTGSTYLAGMHDGAMPDDAVEISEERYLTVIASPDPAKVRGHDLEGLPILIDPPPLVPSASALCEHIDFAADAARAAVVGDPTRTVEYERAAAEAAQFKAAGYPAENVPRTVAAWAINGRTAQQAADSILAEAAAYTEALYVIRETRLAAKEQIRALMAAGEVEQAQQLAEQTIAAIEAAVAGVGNAAA from the coding sequence ATGCGTTACTACAGCAAAAAAACCGGCTCAACCTATCTCGCTGGCATGCACGATGGTGCTATGCCGGACGATGCGGTCGAAATATCCGAGGAGCGATATCTCACGGTGATCGCTAGTCCCGATCCCGCCAAGGTACGTGGGCATGACTTGGAGGGGTTGCCGATCCTTATCGACCCGCCGCCGCTTGTCCCTAGCGCCAGTGCACTGTGCGAGCACATCGACTTCGCCGCTGATGCCGCCCGAGCGGCAGTGGTCGGCGACCCCACGAGAACAGTGGAATACGAACGCGCAGCAGCCGAAGCGGCTCAGTTCAAAGCGGCGGGTTATCCAGCCGAAAACGTGCCCCGCACCGTCGCCGCCTGGGCCATCAACGGCCGTACGGCGCAGCAGGCCGCAGACAGCATCCTGGCCGAGGCCGCGGCGTACACCGAGGCGCTGTACGTCATCCGCGAAACACGGCTGGCCGCCAAGGAGCAGATCCGCGCGCTGATGGCCGCCGGCGAGGTCGAGCAGGCGCAGCAGCTGGCCGAGCAGACCATCGCTGCGATCGAGGCGGCAGTGGCAGGCGTCGGCAACGCCGCGGCGTGA
- a CDS encoding phage major tail tube protein: MALPKKLKHLNLFNDGNSYLGIAKAVTLPVLGRKLEAYRGGGMDGPVKVDMGHSDDGLQLEWTLGGWDLIAVRQFGATRVDGVQLRFSGSVQRDDTGEVSAVEIVTRGRHEEIDFGDAEPGEDTEHKITTALTYYKLSVDGEVLIEIDLLNFVYIVDGDDRLAEHRRALGI, from the coding sequence ATGGCCCTGCCCAAGAAACTCAAGCACCTCAATCTGTTCAACGACGGCAACAGCTACCTCGGCATCGCCAAGGCCGTCACCCTGCCGGTTCTCGGGCGCAAGCTGGAGGCCTACCGGGGCGGCGGCATGGACGGCCCGGTCAAGGTCGACATGGGCCACAGCGACGACGGCCTGCAGCTGGAGTGGACCCTCGGCGGCTGGGACCTGATCGCCGTGCGCCAGTTCGGCGCTACCCGGGTCGACGGCGTGCAGCTGCGCTTCTCCGGCTCGGTGCAGCGCGACGACACCGGCGAAGTCAGCGCGGTGGAGATCGTCACCCGCGGCCGGCATGAAGAGATCGACTTCGGCGACGCCGAGCCCGGCGAAGACACCGAGCACAAGATCACCACCGCCCTGACCTACTACAAGCTCAGCGTCGACGGTGAGGTCCTCATCGAGATCGACCTGCTCAACTTCGTTTACATCGTCGACGGCGACGACCGCCTGGCAGAGCACCGCAGGGCCCTCGGCATCTAA
- a CDS encoding phage tail protein, translating into MMMALGMFVFSLETLAYQEFQRQTDWRHGSTSRIGTNPARQYLGRGEDSITLPGVLLPGLVGSPLSLDTLRMMADTGKAWPLVQGDGRIFGLWVIESLSETRTLFFRDGAARRIEFNLKLSRIDDGRVDLLGSLTGSVGGILRGLL; encoded by the coding sequence ATGATGATGGCCCTCGGCATGTTCGTGTTCAGCCTGGAGACCCTGGCCTACCAGGAGTTCCAACGGCAGACGGACTGGCGCCACGGCTCCACCAGCCGCATCGGTACCAACCCGGCGCGCCAGTACCTCGGCCGCGGCGAGGACAGCATCACCCTGCCCGGCGTGCTGCTGCCCGGCCTGGTCGGCAGCCCGCTCAGCCTCGACACCCTGCGCATGATGGCTGACACCGGCAAGGCCTGGCCCCTGGTGCAGGGCGACGGCCGCATCTTCGGCCTGTGGGTTATCGAGTCACTCAGCGAGACGCGCACGCTGTTCTTCCGTGACGGCGCCGCGCGCCGCATCGAGTTCAACCTCAAACTGAGCCGCATCGATGACGGCCGCGTCGATCTGCTGGGCAGCCTCACCGGCAGCGTCGGCGGCATTCTGCGGGGGCTGCTGTGA
- a CDS encoding phage tail protein, whose product MADQNSQYMAMLTAVGEAKLANATALGVNLNITQLGVGDANGAEPMPSRTQTALINERRRAPLNQLSIDPNNSAIIIAEQVIPEHIGGWWIREIGLYDEAGDLIAVANCPPTFKPELAQGSGRTQVVRLNILVSSTQNIQLKIDPSVVLATRKYVDDLTVRASQADAEAGTDNSKIMTALRVWQAITKRFSSQTQAEGGTDNETLMSPLRVFQVMTKYGLGSTTAPLLTTVGDTNTPSGLYRVDGTAVGLPIAEPGFVEVRRGGAGLVSQRYYSRSSQRAFFRRANGSLGAWEEFMHSGTAATQAEAEAGSIADRWMSPLRSLQLLAKYGLGGACATWPHATLNVYTQATGFYRATSGVTDGPYSAYWGVRVEKAPDGSYVRQSLWDLNKASGYYERTISNGNPGPWIELSHSGNAASQVDAETGTDNSKWMSPLRVFQAIAKIVVQATETVIGVAKVATQAQTNAGTDDATIVTPKKLRMGIAYSFGTNGYFFLPSWLFGFGLQWGEVPNVAADGVQSVSFPVAFVTEVFGMLANLKTETPGTQPTAVYSIPTSVSGGKVVRDVSTSPYATGPIFWLALGR is encoded by the coding sequence ATGGCAGACCAGAACTCGCAATACATGGCCATGCTCACCGCTGTCGGCGAGGCCAAGCTGGCCAACGCCACCGCCCTGGGCGTCAACCTGAACATCACCCAGCTCGGCGTCGGCGATGCCAACGGCGCCGAACCGATGCCGAGCCGCACACAGACGGCGCTGATCAACGAGCGCCGCCGGGCACCGCTCAACCAGCTGAGCATCGACCCGAACAACAGCGCGATCATCATCGCCGAGCAGGTCATCCCCGAGCACATTGGCGGCTGGTGGATTCGCGAGATCGGCCTGTATGACGAAGCGGGCGACCTGATTGCAGTCGCCAACTGCCCGCCGACCTTCAAGCCCGAACTGGCCCAGGGCAGCGGCCGCACCCAGGTGGTGCGCCTCAATATCCTGGTGAGCAGCACCCAGAACATTCAGCTGAAAATCGACCCGAGCGTGGTGCTAGCGACGCGCAAGTACGTCGACGACCTGACCGTCCGGGCCTCGCAGGCAGATGCCGAGGCTGGAACGGACAACAGCAAGATCATGACGGCGTTGCGCGTCTGGCAAGCAATTACCAAGCGGTTTTCGTCGCAGACGCAGGCCGAGGGCGGAACTGACAATGAAACACTGATGAGCCCACTGCGGGTTTTTCAGGTAATGACAAAATACGGGCTCGGCTCCACTACGGCGCCGCTTCTTACGACGGTGGGCGACACCAATACGCCGTCGGGTCTGTATCGGGTCGACGGCACCGCTGTCGGTCTTCCTATCGCGGAGCCGGGTTTCGTCGAAGTACGGCGTGGCGGTGCTGGCCTGGTAAGCCAGCGCTATTACTCGCGCAGCAGCCAGCGCGCGTTTTTCCGGCGCGCCAATGGTTCGTTGGGTGCATGGGAGGAGTTCATGCACTCCGGCACGGCGGCAACGCAGGCCGAGGCCGAGGCCGGATCGATAGCCGATCGTTGGATGAGCCCGCTTCGGTCGCTTCAACTGCTCGCCAAGTATGGATTGGGCGGGGCTTGCGCTACGTGGCCACATGCCACGCTCAACGTCTACACACAGGCCACCGGCTTTTACCGCGCCACAAGCGGCGTGACCGACGGCCCTTACAGTGCCTACTGGGGGGTTCGTGTAGAAAAAGCCCCCGATGGCAGCTACGTACGGCAGAGCCTTTGGGATCTGAACAAGGCGAGTGGTTACTACGAGAGGACCATCAGCAACGGGAACCCAGGCCCCTGGATTGAACTGTCGCATAGTGGCAACGCGGCGTCGCAGGTCGACGCAGAGACCGGCACGGATAATTCGAAGTGGATGAGCCCGCTGAGGGTCTTCCAAGCCATCGCGAAAATCGTCGTGCAAGCCACGGAAACAGTGATCGGCGTCGCCAAGGTCGCAACGCAGGCGCAGACCAATGCTGGCACCGATGACGCCACCATCGTGACCCCAAAAAAGCTGCGCATGGGCATCGCCTACAGTTTCGGGACGAATGGCTATTTTTTCCTGCCGAGCTGGCTTTTTGGCTTTGGCCTGCAGTGGGGCGAGGTACCGAATGTTGCGGCTGATGGCGTGCAGAGCGTTTCTTTCCCTGTCGCCTTTGTCACTGAGGTCTTTGGGATGCTGGCGAACCTGAAAACCGAGACGCCAGGAACGCAGCCGACTGCCGTCTACAGCATTCCGACGAGCGTTTCTGGTGGCAAGGTGGTGCGGGACGTAAGCACATCGCCTTATGCAACCGGGCCAATTTTCTGGCTAGCGCTTGGGCGCTAG
- a CDS encoding GpE family phage tail protein, giving the protein MADLAVVFHWAPADMDPLALSDLIEWRERARTRWELKHGQ; this is encoded by the coding sequence ATGGCCGACCTGGCCGTGGTCTTTCACTGGGCGCCGGCGGACATGGACCCGCTGGCCCTTTCTGATCTGATCGAATGGCGCGAGCGGGCCAGAACACGCTGGGAGCTGAAGCATGGCCAATGA
- a CDS encoding DUF3037 domain-containing protein produces MNIIKYSLIQFTPDRKRNETINIGLVAFMPDSIVVNLCESIRKIRAVDGAISGNDLKNIESMLQKIFSKSVPESQEIESRFEFLKLILPDSYQLSTLGCFSAATREEANLKISLLMNELVIPPRPVITRERGARIITNLRSIFRQHDLFSDSVDDIFNHRIVEKFPISEKSSLRADFALKNGVYHITETIDLGARDASVKFKEAGLKSFVMAKAKLELGKETKCYAVYSASAADEKDKSEAIDLLSEGSDFIFNLRSQKDKVDYIQRMEDAAGVQRLH; encoded by the coding sequence ATGAATATTATTAAATACAGCCTTATACAATTCACGCCCGACCGTAAGCGCAATGAGACCATTAATATTGGTCTGGTTGCGTTTATGCCTGACTCCATTGTCGTGAATCTATGCGAATCTATTAGAAAGATTCGCGCCGTAGATGGCGCAATTTCCGGAAACGATTTGAAGAATATCGAGTCCATGCTGCAAAAGATATTCAGTAAAAGCGTGCCGGAGAGCCAAGAGATAGAAAGTAGATTTGAATTTTTAAAATTAATATTGCCTGATTCTTATCAGTTAAGCACTTTGGGTTGTTTCAGTGCTGCGACTAGAGAAGAAGCGAACTTAAAAATCAGCCTATTGATGAATGAGTTGGTGATCCCGCCTCGCCCGGTTATCACCAGAGAACGCGGCGCACGCATAATTACTAACCTACGCAGCATCTTCCGCCAGCACGACCTGTTCAGTGACTCTGTGGACGATATTTTCAACCACCGTATCGTCGAGAAGTTCCCGATCTCCGAGAAGTCCAGCTTGCGCGCTGACTTCGCATTAAAGAACGGCGTTTACCACATCACTGAAACAATCGATCTTGGTGCGCGTGATGCGTCGGTTAAGTTCAAAGAAGCCGGGCTCAAGTCGTTTGTTATGGCAAAGGCAAAGCTAGAGCTTGGTAAAGAAACAAAGTGCTATGCGGTTTACTCGGCTAGTGCAGCAGATGAAAAAGATAAATCCGAAGCTATTGATCTTCTGAGCGAGGGGTCGGACTTCATATTCAACCTGCGCAGCCAGAAGGACAAGGTGGATTACATTCAACGAATGGAAGACGCCGCTGGCGTTCAAAGATTGCACTAA
- a CDS encoding phage late control D family protein: protein MNVLSQAGALLGDAANRYREATSYPKPICRVVVNGRDITLDIEQRLVSIELTDNRGMEADQLDITLSDHDGLLAIPPRGATVRLWLGWSDTGLVDKGSYTVDETEHSGAPDVLSIRARSADLRGGLKVKRERSWDGANLGAIIASIASAHGLAPVVSPILAAIELLHLDQANESDANLLSRLGLQHDAISTVKAGRLLFMPAGKSTTASGLSLPHVTLTRADGDQHRFLQADRDSYTGVKAYYYEINSAEKKEAIAGGGDNLKELRHSYTDQASALRAARAEWGRLQRGTATLSYMLAKGRPELTPDQTYSLLGIKAEISAIVWLGGNLRHSFTPDSYTTSLELESKLPDGDDVDLLADHDGDYTGVVAWYREEKTGEQKKLTAGDQTKPKRLTHLYASKSNAQRAVDREWQRMQAE from the coding sequence GTGAACGTGCTCAGCCAGGCCGGCGCGCTGCTCGGTGACGCGGCCAACCGCTACCGCGAGGCGACGTCCTATCCCAAGCCGATCTGCCGCGTGGTGGTCAACGGCCGCGACATCACCCTCGACATCGAGCAGCGCCTGGTCAGCATCGAGCTGACCGACAACCGCGGCATGGAGGCCGACCAGCTCGACATCACCCTCAGCGACCACGACGGGCTGCTGGCCATCCCGCCCCGGGGCGCAACCGTGCGCCTCTGGCTGGGCTGGAGCGATACCGGTCTGGTGGACAAGGGCAGCTACACCGTGGACGAAACCGAGCACAGCGGCGCGCCGGACGTGCTCAGCATTCGCGCCCGCAGCGCGGACCTGCGCGGCGGCCTCAAGGTCAAGCGCGAACGCAGCTGGGACGGCGCCAACCTGGGCGCGATCATCGCCTCGATCGCCTCCGCCCATGGCCTCGCCCCCGTCGTCAGCCCCATCCTGGCGGCCATCGAGCTGCTGCACCTGGACCAGGCAAACGAGAGCGACGCCAACCTGCTCAGCCGGCTAGGCCTGCAACACGACGCCATCAGCACCGTGAAGGCCGGGCGCCTGCTGTTCATGCCGGCCGGCAAGAGCACCACAGCCAGCGGCCTGAGCCTGCCCCACGTCACCCTCACCCGGGCCGACGGCGACCAGCACCGCTTCCTGCAGGCCGACCGCGACAGCTATACCGGCGTCAAGGCGTACTACTACGAGATCAACAGCGCGGAGAAGAAGGAGGCCATCGCCGGCGGCGGCGACAACCTCAAGGAGCTGCGCCACAGCTACACCGACCAGGCCAGCGCCCTGCGCGCCGCGCGCGCCGAGTGGGGCCGCCTGCAGCGCGGTACCGCCACGCTCAGCTACATGCTGGCCAAGGGGCGCCCGGAGCTGACCCCCGACCAGACCTACAGCCTGCTCGGCATCAAGGCCGAGATCTCGGCCATCGTCTGGCTGGGCGGCAACCTGCGCCACAGCTTCACGCCGGACAGCTACACCACCAGCCTGGAGCTGGAATCCAAGCTGCCCGATGGCGATGACGTGGATCTGCTGGCCGATCACGACGGCGACTACACCGGCGTCGTCGCCTGGTACCGCGAGGAGAAAACGGGCGAGCAGAAGAAACTCACCGCCGGCGACCAGACCAAGCCCAAGCGCCTGACGCACCTCTACGCGAGCAAGTCCAATGCCCAGCGGGCAGTGGATCGGGAGTGGCAGAGGATGCAAGCGGAGTGA
- a CDS encoding phage tail sheath protein: MATEYHHGVRVLEINEGTRPIRTVSTAVVGMVCTASDADAVKFPLNKPVLLTDVLSASGSAGELGTLARSLDAIADQASPVTVVVRVADGEGVDDAAKEADQVSKIIGGVSATGEYQGMKALLAAEAQLGVKPRILGVPGLDSLPVTTELVAIAEKLRGFAYANAYGCETVSDAIAYRAGFGARELMLIWPDFVSWDTVANANAPASAIARALGLRAKLDEQVGWHKTLSNVPVNGVSGLSKDIYFDLQNPATDAGLLNADEVTTLIRRDGFRFWGSRTCSADPLFAFENYTRTAQVLADTMAEAHFWAVDKPMHASLVRDIVEGINAKLRELVRNGYLIGGECWYDEAANDATTLKAGKLYLDYDYTPVPPLENLLLRQRITDRYLVDFAAAVNA, from the coding sequence ATGGCCACCGAATACCATCACGGCGTCCGCGTCCTCGAAATCAACGAGGGCACCCGCCCCATTCGCACCGTTTCCACCGCCGTGGTGGGCATGGTCTGCACCGCGTCGGATGCTGATGCGGTCAAGTTCCCCCTCAACAAGCCGGTGCTGCTCACCGACGTGCTCTCCGCCTCCGGTTCCGCCGGTGAGCTGGGCACCCTGGCGCGCAGCCTGGATGCCATCGCGGACCAGGCCTCGCCGGTCACCGTTGTGGTGCGTGTGGCCGATGGCGAAGGCGTCGACGATGCCGCGAAGGAAGCTGACCAGGTCAGCAAGATCATCGGCGGCGTGAGCGCCACTGGCGAATACCAGGGCATGAAGGCGCTGCTGGCGGCGGAGGCCCAGCTCGGCGTCAAACCGCGCATTCTCGGCGTGCCTGGGCTCGATTCGCTGCCGGTCACCACCGAGCTGGTGGCGATCGCCGAGAAGCTGCGCGGCTTCGCCTATGCCAACGCTTACGGCTGCGAAACGGTATCGGACGCCATTGCCTACCGCGCCGGTTTCGGTGCGCGTGAGCTGATGCTCATCTGGCCGGACTTCGTCTCCTGGGACACCGTGGCGAACGCCAACGCACCGGCCAGCGCCATCGCCCGCGCCCTGGGCCTGCGCGCCAAGCTGGACGAGCAGGTCGGTTGGCACAAGACCCTCTCCAACGTGCCGGTCAACGGCGTATCGGGCCTGAGCAAGGACATCTACTTCGACCTGCAGAACCCTGCCACCGACGCCGGGCTGCTCAACGCCGACGAGGTCACCACGCTGATCCGCCGCGACGGCTTTCGCTTCTGGGGCTCGCGCACCTGCAGCGCCGACCCGCTGTTCGCCTTCGAGAACTACACCCGCACCGCCCAGGTGCTGGCAGACACCATGGCCGAGGCGCACTTCTGGGCGGTGGACAAGCCCATGCACGCCTCCCTGGTGCGCGACATCGTCGAAGGCATCAACGCCAAGCTCCGCGAGCTGGTCCGCAACGGCTACCTGATCGGCGGCGAGTGCTGGTACGACGAGGCCGCCAACGACGCCACCACGCTCAAGGCCGGCAAGTTGTACCTGGACTACGACTACACCCCGGTACCGCCGCTGGAGAACCTGCTGCTGCGCCAGCGCATCACCGACCGCTACCTCGTCGACTTCGCCGCCGCCGTCAACGCCTGA